Proteins encoded together in one Mycobacterium simiae window:
- a CDS encoding metal-dependent transcriptional regulator, whose amino-acid sequence MNDLVDTTEMYLRTIYDLEEEGVTPLRARIAERLDQSGPTVSQTVSRMERDGLLHVAGDRHLELTDKGRALAISVMRKHRLAERLLVDVIGLPWEEVHAEACRWEHVMSEDVERRLMKVLNNPTTSPFGNPIPGLLDLGVGPDSGAEDVNLVRLTELPAGSPVAVVVRQLTEHVQGDIDLISRLKDAGVVPNARVTVETGPAGVTILIPGHENVTLPHEMAHAVKVEKV is encoded by the coding sequence ATGAACGACCTGGTTGATACCACCGAAATGTACCTGCGGACCATCTACGACCTCGAGGAAGAGGGCGTGACGCCGCTGCGTGCCAGGATCGCCGAACGGCTCGACCAGAGCGGGCCGACCGTCAGCCAGACCGTCTCGCGGATGGAGCGGGATGGACTGCTCCACGTCGCCGGGGACCGCCACCTGGAACTGACCGACAAGGGCAGGGCGCTGGCAATCTCCGTGATGCGCAAACACCGCCTCGCCGAGCGGCTGCTCGTCGACGTCATCGGTCTGCCGTGGGAGGAAGTGCACGCCGAAGCTTGCCGGTGGGAGCACGTGATGAGCGAGGACGTCGAGCGCCGGCTGATGAAGGTGCTCAACAACCCCACCACGTCGCCGTTCGGCAACCCGATCCCCGGTTTGCTGGATCTGGGCGTGGGTCCGGACTCGGGCGCCGAGGACGTGAACCTGGTGCGGCTGACCGAGTTGCCGGCGGGTTCACCGGTCGCGGTCGTCGTCCGCCAGCTAACCGAGCACGTGCAGGGCGACATCGACCTGATCTCACGGCTCAAAGACGCCGGTGTGGTGCCCAACGCCCGGGTCACCGTCGAGACCGGGCCCGCGGGTGTCACCATCCTGATCCCGGGCCACGAGAACGTCACGCTGCCCCACGAGATGGCACACGCGGTCAAGGTCGAGAAGGTCTAA
- a CDS encoding DUF4192 domain-containing protein translates to MTPHSPDFVLNRPGALIAALPAVLGFVPENSLVLVSVDAGELGAVLRADLSEELLAGVDHLAEVAAAAQPQAVIVVIVSEEGARCPCCNDEYRHLCAALVEALAQHHIELYAAHVVDRVARGGRWHCADGCGSVGTVDDPSASPLAAAAVLEGRRLYPRRADLQAVVAVEDSGRSAALAGALARQAATRQQAQDADPTGCARRDVRSALAAAARVGRGDVLSDAEVVAVGCALTDAAVRDTLYALAIGETAGEAEALWATLARTLPPPWRVEALVLLAFSAYVRGDGPLAGVSLEAALHCDSDHRMACMLDTALQSGMRPEQIRELAVTGRRLARRLGVRLPPQRAFRRRAG, encoded by the coding sequence ATGACGCCGCATTCACCCGATTTCGTACTTAACCGCCCCGGGGCACTGATCGCCGCCCTGCCTGCCGTCCTCGGCTTCGTTCCGGAGAATTCACTGGTCTTGGTGTCGGTGGATGCCGGCGAGCTGGGCGCGGTGCTGAGGGCCGATCTGTCCGAGGAACTCCTTGCCGGGGTCGATCACCTTGCCGAGGTCGCCGCCGCGGCCCAACCGCAGGCCGTGATCGTCGTGATCGTCAGCGAAGAGGGCGCGCGGTGTCCATGTTGCAACGACGAGTACCGACATTTGTGCGCGGCGCTAGTAGAAGCGTTGGCGCAACACCACATTGAACTGTATGCGGCGCACGTGGTGGACCGGGTGGCGCGCGGCGGGCGCTGGCATTGCGCGGACGGTTGCGGCTCGGTCGGCACGGTCGACGATCCGTCGGCCTCACCGCTGGCCGCCGCGGCCGTGCTGGAAGGGCGGCGGCTTTATCCGCGTCGCGCTGATCTGCAGGCCGTGGTCGCCGTCGAGGATTCGGGTCGCAGCGCAGCGCTGGCCGGTGCCCTGGCCCGTCAGGCGGCCACCCGGCAGCAGGCGCAGGACGCCGATCCCACCGGCTGCGCCCGTCGCGACGTGCGCAGCGCGCTGGCCGCCGCCGCTCGTGTCGGTCGGGGAGACGTGCTGTCCGACGCCGAGGTAGTCGCCGTGGGCTGTGCACTAACGGACGCGGCGGTTCGCGACACGTTGTACGCCCTGGCGATCGGCGAGACCGCCGGGGAGGCCGAGGCGCTGTGGGCAACGCTGGCACGCACCCTGCCGCCGCCGTGGCGGGTCGAGGCGCTGGTATTGCTGGCGTTCAGTGCGTATGTCCGCGGCGATGGCCCGCTGGCCGGGGTGTCGCTGGAGGCCGCGCTCCACTGCGACTCCGATCACCGCATGGCTTGCATGTTAGACACCGCGCTGCAGTCCGGCATGCGACCGGAGCAGATCCGGGAACTCGCGGTGACCGGCCGCCGACTGGCTCGACGCCTCGGCGTACGGCTGCCGCCGCAGCGAGCCTTCCGGCGTCGGGCGGGATAG
- the sthA gene encoding Si-specific NAD(P)(+) transhydrogenase, translated as MGSAQEYDMVVIGSGPGGQKAAIASAKLGKSVAVVERGQMLGGVCVQTGTIPSKTLREAVLYLTGMSQRELYGASYRVKQKITPADLLARTQHVIGKEVDVVRNQLMRNRIDLLIGHGRFVDPHTIEVEDPTRREKLTISGKYIVIATGTRPARPSGVEFDENRVLDSDGILDLKSLPASMVVVGAGVIGIEYASMFAALGTKVTVVEKHDDMLDFCDPEVVEALKFHLRDLAVTFRFGEEVTAVDVGSAGTVTTLASGKQIPAETVMYSAGRQGQTDHLDLHKAELEADNRGRIYVDDFFQTKVPHIYAVGDVIGFPALAATSMEQGRLAAYHAFGEPTDGITELQPIGIYSIPEVSYVGATEVELTKDSIPYEVGVARYRELARGQIAGDSYGMLKLLVSTDDLKLLGVHIFGTSATEMVHIGQAVMGCGGTVDYLVDAVFNYPTFSEAYKVAALDVMNKVRALNQFRR; from the coding sequence ATGGGGTCGGCGCAAGAGTACGACATGGTGGTCATCGGTTCGGGGCCCGGCGGCCAGAAGGCCGCCATCGCCTCGGCCAAGTTGGGCAAATCGGTCGCGGTCGTCGAACGGGGCCAAATGCTCGGCGGCGTGTGCGTCCAGACCGGCACCATCCCGTCAAAGACCTTGCGGGAGGCGGTCCTCTACCTGACCGGGATGAGCCAACGCGAACTGTACGGCGCGAGCTACCGCGTCAAACAGAAGATCACCCCGGCCGATCTGCTGGCGCGCACCCAACACGTGATCGGCAAGGAAGTCGACGTGGTGCGCAATCAGTTGATGCGTAACCGCATCGACCTGCTGATCGGCCACGGGCGTTTCGTCGATCCGCACACCATCGAGGTCGAAGACCCGACGCGGCGCGAAAAACTAACCATCAGTGGCAAATACATCGTCATCGCCACTGGCACCCGTCCGGCGCGACCGTCCGGCGTCGAGTTCGACGAGAACCGGGTGCTCGACTCGGACGGGATCCTCGATCTCAAGTCACTGCCGGCCTCGATGGTGGTCGTCGGCGCCGGTGTGATCGGGATCGAATACGCCTCGATGTTCGCCGCACTGGGCACCAAGGTGACCGTCGTCGAAAAGCACGACGACATGCTGGATTTCTGCGACCCTGAAGTTGTCGAGGCGCTGAAGTTCCACCTGCGTGACCTGGCGGTGACGTTCCGGTTCGGTGAGGAAGTGACCGCCGTCGACGTCGGATCGGCGGGCACCGTCACCACGTTGGCCAGCGGCAAGCAGATTCCCGCCGAGACGGTCATGTATTCGGCTGGGCGGCAAGGCCAAACCGACCATCTCGATCTGCACAAGGCCGAGCTCGAGGCCGACAATCGGGGCCGGATCTACGTCGACGACTTCTTTCAGACCAAGGTGCCCCACATCTATGCCGTCGGCGATGTCATCGGGTTCCCAGCGCTGGCCGCCACGTCCATGGAACAGGGGCGGCTGGCGGCCTACCACGCCTTCGGGGAACCGACCGACGGCATCACCGAGCTGCAGCCCATCGGTATCTACTCGATTCCCGAGGTGTCCTACGTGGGCGCCACCGAGGTGGAGCTGACGAAAGACTCGATCCCCTACGAGGTCGGCGTGGCCCGGTACCGGGAGCTGGCCCGCGGTCAGATCGCCGGCGACTCCTACGGCATGCTCAAGCTGCTGGTGTCCACCGACGATCTCAAGCTGCTCGGCGTCCACATCTTCGGCACCAGCGCCACCGAGATGGTGCACATCGGCCAAGCCGTAATGGGCTGCGGCGGCACCGTGGACTATCTGGTCGACGCAGTGTTCAACTACCCGACGTTCTCCGAGGCCTACAAAGTGGCCGCACTGGACGTGATGAACAAAGTGCGGGCACTCAACCAGTTCCGGCGCTGA
- a CDS encoding trypsin-like serine peptidase has product MRVSMLLLCPIVGLATLLASCGRPVLHGSGQTTPPPKTSKPVQHLGQPDPPAVATPVDPDRRVGAIFLDGSTQHVCTGSVLHSTTGNLVLTAAHCLAGAAQITFVPGLSGDGAPPDLFTADNVYLDPRWVASKDPHADYAIARVNGKHGSVEASAGLALTLGTAPPPSSRVTVVGYPSGVGGSPIGCQGRTTMADGGFPALACQGLVGGTSGAPWVSGTTVVGLIGGLERGGCAEDVSYSAPFDGHIAELLTRAEAGGPGDPVPVDIDDTC; this is encoded by the coding sequence ATGCGCGTCTCGATGCTGCTGCTCTGCCCGATTGTCGGCCTCGCGACGCTGCTGGCGTCGTGTGGCCGACCGGTGCTGCACGGTTCGGGGCAAACCACCCCGCCGCCGAAAACTAGCAAACCCGTACAGCATCTGGGCCAGCCCGATCCGCCGGCAGTGGCAACCCCGGTGGACCCGGACCGCCGGGTGGGTGCCATTTTCCTGGACGGCAGCACTCAGCACGTGTGCACTGGCTCGGTGCTGCATTCCACCACTGGAAACCTGGTACTGACCGCCGCGCATTGCTTGGCGGGCGCGGCACAGATCACCTTCGTGCCGGGCCTGTCCGGTGACGGGGCACCGCCGGATCTGTTCACGGCAGACAACGTCTACCTGGACCCGCGCTGGGTGGCCAGCAAAGATCCGCATGCCGATTACGCGATCGCACGGGTCAACGGGAAGCACGGTTCGGTGGAGGCGTCCGCGGGCTTGGCGCTGACCTTGGGCACGGCGCCGCCGCCGAGCAGTCGGGTCACCGTGGTGGGCTATCCGAGCGGCGTCGGTGGCTCGCCGATCGGCTGTCAGGGCAGGACCACGATGGCCGACGGTGGGTTCCCCGCACTGGCCTGCCAAGGGCTGGTTGGCGGTACCAGCGGTGCGCCCTGGGTCAGCGGTACCACCGTCGTCGGGCTGATCGGCGGGCTGGAACGCGGCGGGTGTGCCGAGGACGTGTCCTACTCGGCGCCGTTCGATGGACACATCGCCGAGCTGCTGACCCGCGCCGAGGCCGGCGGTCCGGGCGATCCGGTGCCCGTCGACATCGACGACACCTGTTGA
- a CDS encoding proteasome assembly chaperone family protein — translation MADEHKDDLYYEPGQSGIYELEFPAPQLVTSDGRGPVLVHALEGFSDAGHAIRLATNHLKAALDTELVASFAIDELLDYRSRRPLMTFKTDHFTNYDDPELSLYALRDSVGTPFLLLAGLEPDLKWERFITAVRLLAERLGVRQTIGLGTVPMAVPHTRPITLTAHSNNRDLIADFQPWISEIQVPGSASNLLEYRMAQHGHEVVGFTVHVPHYLTQTDYPAAAQALLEQVAKTAALDLPLSALTEAAAEIRAKIDEQVQASAEVAQVVAALERQYDAFIDAQENRSLLTHDEDLPSGDELGAEFERFLAQQAEKKRDDGDPA, via the coding sequence GTGGCCGACGAACACAAGGACGACCTGTACTACGAGCCAGGGCAATCCGGCATCTACGAGCTGGAGTTTCCGGCGCCCCAGCTGGTGACGTCGGACGGACGTGGTCCGGTGCTGGTGCACGCGTTGGAAGGCTTCTCCGACGCCGGCCATGCGATACGGCTGGCCACGAACCACCTCAAAGCGGCCCTGGACACCGAGCTGGTCGCGTCCTTCGCGATCGACGAGCTGCTGGACTACCGCTCCCGGCGCCCGCTGATGACGTTCAAGACCGATCATTTCACCAACTACGACGACCCGGAGCTGAGCCTGTACGCGCTGCGCGACAGCGTCGGCACCCCGTTCCTATTGCTGGCCGGCTTGGAGCCCGACCTGAAATGGGAGCGTTTCATCACTGCGGTGCGGCTGCTGGCCGAGCGGCTGGGAGTGCGGCAAACGATCGGGCTGGGCACGGTGCCGATGGCGGTGCCGCACACCCGCCCGATCACGCTGACCGCGCACTCCAACAACCGCGACCTGATCGCCGATTTCCAGCCGTGGATCTCCGAGATTCAAGTCCCCGGCAGCGCATCGAATTTGCTGGAATACCGGATGGCTCAACATGGACACGAGGTGGTCGGTTTCACCGTCCACGTCCCGCACTACCTAACCCAGACCGACTACCCGGCCGCCGCGCAGGCGCTGCTCGAGCAGGTGGCCAAGACGGCGGCGCTGGATTTGCCGCTGTCGGCGTTGACTGAGGCGGCGGCGGAAATTCGGGCCAAAATCGACGAGCAGGTCCAGGCGAGCGCGGAGGTCGCTCAAGTGGTGGCCGCCCTCGAGCGCCAGTACGATGCCTTCATCGACGCTCAGGAGAACAGGTCGTTACTAACCCACGACGAGGACCTCCCCAGCGGCGACGAGCTAGGCGCCGAGTTTGAGCGTTTTCTGGCGCAGCAGGCGGAAAAGAAGCGCGACGACGGCGATCCGGCTTAA
- a CDS encoding alpha/beta fold hydrolase has protein sequence MTERKRKSNLRPVREVTAPRLEFRTIHGYKRAFRIAGSGPAILLIHGIGDNSTTWNTVQAKLAQRFTVIAPDLLGHGRSDKPRADYSVAGYANGMRDLLSVLDIERVTIIGHSLGGGVAMQFAYQFPHLVERLILVAAGGVTKDVNVAFRLASLPMGSEALALLRLPLVLPAVQLAGRLAGLAIGSTGLGMDLPNVLRILDDLPEPTASSAFSRTLRAVVDWRGQIVTFLDRCYLAEAIPAQIIWGTKDVVVPVRHAWMAHAAMPGSRLEIFEGSGHFPFHDDPARFIEVVQRFIDTTAPAAYDQEALRALLRAGSAQRAVTGSDDTRVAVLNAIGSDERSAT, from the coding sequence ATGACCGAGCGAAAGCGCAAGAGCAACCTGCGCCCGGTGCGGGAAGTGACCGCCCCCCGTCTGGAATTTCGCACCATCCACGGGTACAAGCGCGCGTTCCGCATCGCCGGCTCCGGGCCGGCGATCCTGCTGATCCACGGCATCGGCGACAACTCCACCACATGGAATACGGTGCAGGCCAAGCTCGCTCAGCGCTTCACGGTGATCGCCCCCGACCTGCTCGGACATGGCCGATCGGACAAGCCGCGCGCGGACTATTCGGTGGCCGGCTACGCCAACGGCATGCGCGATCTGCTGTCCGTGCTCGACATCGAGCGGGTGACCATCATCGGCCATTCCCTCGGCGGTGGTGTGGCGATGCAATTCGCCTATCAGTTCCCGCATCTGGTCGAGCGGCTGATTCTGGTCGCCGCCGGCGGTGTCACCAAGGACGTCAACGTCGCCTTCCGGCTGGCCTCCCTGCCGATGGGCAGCGAGGCGCTGGCGCTACTGCGGTTGCCCCTGGTGCTGCCGGCGGTACAGCTTGCCGGGCGGCTGGCAGGCCTGGCGATCGGTTCGACCGGGCTGGGCATGGACTTACCGAACGTGCTGCGCATCCTCGACGACCTGCCGGAACCGACGGCCTCCTCGGCGTTCAGCCGCACCCTGCGCGCCGTGGTGGATTGGCGCGGCCAGATCGTCACCTTCCTGGATCGATGTTATTTGGCCGAAGCCATTCCGGCGCAGATCATCTGGGGCACCAAGGACGTGGTGGTCCCGGTCCGGCACGCGTGGATGGCCCACGCCGCGATGCCCGGCTCGCGTCTGGAGATCTTCGAAGGTTCAGGCCATTTTCCCTTCCACGACGATCCCGCGCGCTTCATCGAAGTCGTACAGCGGTTCATCGACACCACCGCGCCGGCGGCATACGACCAGGAGGCGCTGCGCGCCTTGCTGCGTGCGGGCAGCGCTCAGCGCGCGGTCACCGGCTCGGATGACACACGCGTCGCGGTGCTCAACGCGATAGGTTCCGACGAGCGCAGCGCCACCTAA
- a CDS encoding PhzF family phenazine biosynthesis protein: protein MGIDVTVLRVFTDQDGRFGNPLGVVDASQVAPADRQRLASELGYSETIFVNLPIGGSPTARAAIYTPRTEIPFAGHPCVGAAWLLRANGTPVNTLAVPAGIVQVHDDGEVVAVSGRSEWAPEFALHEFDSVDDLLAQDPGEYADNTAHYLWTWLDRSAGALRSRMFAAHLGVPEDEATGSAAIRITDHLSRDLSIIQGKGSLLQTTWSPEGWVRVGGRVVTDGVTHL from the coding sequence ATGGGCATCGACGTCACGGTGTTGCGGGTCTTCACCGACCAAGACGGCAGATTCGGCAATCCGCTCGGCGTGGTGGATGCCAGCCAGGTGGCGCCCGCCGATCGCCAGCGATTGGCAAGCGAATTAGGGTATAGCGAAACAATATTCGTCAATCTGCCGATCGGTGGTTCGCCCACCGCACGCGCAGCCATCTATACGCCGCGCACCGAAATCCCGTTCGCCGGGCACCCCTGCGTCGGCGCGGCGTGGTTGCTGCGAGCCAACGGCACGCCGGTCAACACCCTTGCGGTGCCCGCCGGAATCGTGCAAGTGCATGACGACGGCGAGGTGGTGGCCGTCAGCGGTCGATCGGAATGGGCGCCGGAATTCGCCCTGCACGAATTCGACTCTGTCGATGACCTTCTGGCCCAGGATCCCGGCGAATATGCCGACAACACCGCGCATTATCTGTGGACATGGCTGGACCGGTCCGCCGGTGCGCTGCGCTCACGCATGTTCGCGGCCCATCTCGGCGTGCCCGAAGACGAGGCGACCGGCTCCGCGGCGATACGCATCACCGACCACCTCAGCCGCGACCTGAGCATCATCCAGGGCAAGGGCTCGTTACTGCAAACCACATGGAGCCCCGAGGGCTGGGTCCGCGTCGGTGGCCGGGTCGTCACCGACGGCGTGACACACCTGTAG
- a CDS encoding peroxynitrite isomerase: MPDLHPDLEALAPLLGTWAGRGAGEYPTIQPFEYLEEVVFSHVGKPFLAYAQKTKAVADGMPLHAETGYLRVPEPGRLELVLAHPSGVTEIEVGSYQVRDGVIDIELATTSVGLTPSAKEVSALERSLRIDGDELSYSMRMGAVGQPLQHHLAAVLRRKP, encoded by the coding sequence ATGCCCGACCTGCATCCGGACCTCGAGGCGCTCGCGCCGCTGCTCGGCACCTGGGCCGGCCGTGGGGCGGGTGAATACCCGACGATCCAGCCCTTCGAGTACCTCGAAGAGGTGGTGTTCTCCCATGTGGGCAAGCCGTTTCTGGCCTACGCGCAAAAGACCAAGGCGGTGGCCGACGGCATGCCGCTGCACGCCGAGACCGGCTATCTGCGGGTGCCCGAACCCGGTCGCCTCGAATTGGTGCTTGCCCACCCCAGCGGCGTCACCGAGATCGAAGTCGGCTCCTACCAGGTGCGCGACGGTGTGATCGATATCGAGCTGGCCACCACGTCGGTGGGGCTGACACCCAGCGCCAAAGAGGTTTCCGCGCTGGAGCGTTCCTTGCGCATCGACGGCGACGAACTGTCGTACTCGATGCGGATGGGTGCGGTCGGTCAGCCCCTGCAGCATCATCTCGCCGCGGTACTGCGGCGCAAACCCTGA
- the nrdR gene encoding transcriptional regulator NrdR encodes MHCPFCRHPDSRVIDSRETDEGQAIRRRRSCPECGRRFTTVETAVLAVVKRSGVTEPFSREKVIRGVRRACQGRQVDEDALNLLAQQVEDTVRAAGSPEVPSHEVGLAILGPLRDLDEVAYLRFASVYRSFSSAEDFEREIASLRQHRKVSTPG; translated from the coding sequence ATGCACTGTCCGTTCTGCCGCCATCCCGACTCGCGGGTGATCGATTCGCGCGAAACCGATGAAGGCCAAGCCATTCGGCGCCGCAGATCATGTCCGGAGTGCGGGCGCCGGTTCACCACCGTGGAAACCGCTGTTTTGGCCGTAGTCAAACGTAGCGGCGTTACCGAGCCGTTCAGCCGCGAAAAGGTCATCCGGGGGGTCCGCCGCGCCTGCCAGGGCCGCCAGGTCGACGAGGACGCCCTGAACCTGCTGGCCCAGCAGGTCGAGGACACGGTGCGTGCCGCCGGCTCACCCGAAGTCCCTAGCCACGAGGTCGGCCTGGCGATCCTGGGGCCGTTGCGCGATCTGGACGAGGTGGCCTACCTGCGGTTTGCGTCGGTGTACCGATCCTTTTCCTCGGCCGAGGATTTCGAACGCGAGATCGCGTCGCTGCGTCAGCACCGCAAGGTATCGACGCCCGGCTGA
- a CDS encoding LysM peptidoglycan-binding domain-containing protein, whose translation MTLMHTVTPRTGGVRRPVDGLVARPRYSHERPAGAPMRYRGTGVTMSMAPHRRRPVTVKTTLGLALMAGIITLWLGLMANLGQIANGEPANAAAPVPDRLSVVQVEPGESLQDLAHRVAPAASVRQVADRIRQLNNLSSPALAAGQTLIAPVG comes from the coding sequence ATGACGCTCATGCACACAGTCACACCGCGCACCGGCGGCGTCCGACGCCCCGTCGACGGGCTGGTCGCACGTCCTCGTTACAGCCACGAACGGCCGGCCGGCGCGCCGATGCGCTACCGCGGCACGGGCGTCACGATGTCCATGGCGCCGCACCGGCGGCGGCCGGTCACCGTGAAGACGACGCTGGGCCTGGCGTTGATGGCCGGGATCATCACGCTCTGGTTGGGCCTGATGGCCAACCTCGGGCAGATCGCCAACGGGGAACCCGCCAACGCAGCTGCTCCCGTCCCGGATCGGCTGTCGGTCGTGCAGGTCGAGCCCGGCGAGTCCCTGCAGGACCTCGCGCACCGGGTGGCACCGGCGGCCTCGGTCCGCCAGGTTGCCGACCGCATCCGCCAACTCAACAACCTCAGCTCCCCGGCGCTGGCCGCCGGCCAGACGCTGATCGCGCCCGTCGGCTGA
- the lexA gene encoding transcriptional repressor LexA — translation MSDSNDPAAAGPADRLQSVDSSLTQRQRTILNVIRESVTSRGYPPSIREIGDAVGLTSTSSVAHQLRTLERKGYLRRDPNRPRAVDVRGADDGAPAAPVTEVAGSDTLPEPTFVPVLGRIAAGGPILAEEAVEDVFPLPRELVGEGTLFLLKVVGDSMVEAAICDGDWVVVRQQNVADNGDIVAAMLDGEATVKTFKRANGQVWLMPHNPAFDPIPGNEATVLGKVVTVIRKV, via the coding sequence ATGAGCGACAGCAACGACCCCGCCGCAGCCGGCCCCGCAGATCGGTTGCAATCCGTGGATTCATCGCTTACCCAGCGGCAGCGCACCATCCTCAACGTCATCCGGGAATCGGTGACCAGCCGCGGATACCCGCCGAGTATCAGGGAGATCGGCGACGCCGTCGGCCTGACGTCGACTTCCTCGGTGGCTCATCAGCTGCGCACCCTGGAACGCAAAGGTTATCTGCGCCGCGACCCCAACCGCCCGCGCGCGGTGGATGTGCGCGGCGCCGACGACGGCGCGCCTGCCGCGCCGGTCACCGAGGTCGCCGGCTCCGACACGTTGCCGGAACCCACGTTCGTGCCCGTGCTCGGGCGCATCGCGGCCGGTGGACCGATCCTGGCCGAAGAGGCCGTCGAGGACGTCTTCCCACTCCCCCGCGAGCTGGTCGGCGAGGGCACGCTGTTTCTGCTCAAAGTGGTCGGCGACTCGATGGTCGAGGCCGCGATCTGCGACGGCGACTGGGTGGTGGTGCGACAGCAGAATGTCGCCGACAACGGCGACATCGTCGCCGCGATGCTCGACGGCGAAGCGACCGTCAAGACGTTCAAGCGGGCCAACGGCCAGGTGTGGTTGATGCCGCACAACCCCGCGTTCGACCCCATTCCCGGCAACGAGGCGACCGTGCTCGGCAAGGTCGTCACCGTGATCCGCAAGGTGTAG